In Antechinus flavipes isolate AdamAnt ecotype Samford, QLD, Australia chromosome 3, AdamAnt_v2, whole genome shotgun sequence, a genomic segment contains:
- the CLDN17 gene encoding claudin-17, translating into MTLYPLQIAGLILGFLGMVGTIATTLLPQWRVSAFIGSNIVIFERIWEGLWMNCIQQAHIRWQCKYYSSLLALPPDLEAARALMCVASALSLIALLVGIFSTKQARCIGSNEQVKAYLLGASGVLFILTGIIILIPVSWTANLIIKDFYNPAIHVGQKRELGAALFLGWTSSAVLLIGGSLLCIVFFCKRRIRRHRYSSPRHRVQYKPQHKNIMASNTSTSYV; encoded by the coding sequence ATGACTTTGTATCCTCTGCAAattgctggactgattcttggaTTCCTTGGAATGGTGGGGACTATTGCTACAACTCTACTGCCTCAATGGAGAGTATCTGCCTTCATTGGCAGCAACATTGTGATATTTGAAAGGATCTGGGAAGGACTTTGGATGAACTGTATCCAACAAGCACATATTAGGTGGCAGTGCAAATATTATAGCTCTCTTTTGGCTCTCCCACCTGATTTAGAGGCAGCCCGGGCACTGATGTGTGTGGCAAGTGCTTTGTCCTTGATTGCCCTGCTTGTTGGCATTTTTAGCACAAAGCAAGCCCGCTGCATTGGATCTAATGAACAAGTCAAGGCTTATCTCCTGGGAGCATCTGGAGTCCTTTTTATTCTGACAGGTATCATCATTCTGATTCCTGTAAGCTGGACAGCCAATCTCATCATCAAGGACTTTTATAATCCAGCTATTCATGTAGGACAGAAACGAGAACTGGGTGCTGCACTCTTTCTTGGCTGGACAAGTTCAGCAGTTCTCCTTATTGGAGGATCTCTTCTCTGTATTGTTTTTTTCTGCAAAAGAAGAATCAGGAGGCACAGATATTCATCACCAAGACACCGAGTGCAGTACAAACCTCAGCATAAAAATATAATGGCAAGTAATACCTCTACCAGTTATGTCTAG